The Hypanus sabinus isolate sHypSab1 chromosome 1, sHypSab1.hap1, whole genome shotgun sequence genome contains a region encoding:
- the rnmt gene encoding mRNA cap guanine-N7 methyltransferase: MQSAADVGRGMSVSGGEQCCPASADGDRERPRKRKHSEEREEKEDEQVGRKYQKVAGGHCSKVAAHYNELQESGLAVRSQSRIFYLRNFNNWIKSVLIGEFLELVRQKNRHNISVLDLGCGKGGDLLKWKKGQINKLVCVDIADVSLEQCLQRYGFMKNRNYSNEPLFAAEFIRADCTKELLTQKYKDPNAVFDICSCQFVYHYSFESLEQADTMLRNACNHLRPGGYFIGTTPNAFELVKRLEASETNSFGNELYSVTFQKKGEYPLFGCQYDFNLEGVVNVPEFLVYFPLFEEMAKRHKMKLVLKKTFADFFKDKVQNPEHKMLLKKMKSLEQYPIPEYSGSFVSNKNDYEHAEDFLKNPQAKAPIGTLSKSEWEAASIYLVFAFEKQP, translated from the exons ATGCAGTCGGCGGCGGACGTGGGGCGGGGGATGAGTGTTTCAGGCGGGGAGCAGTGCTGCCCGGCCTCGGCGGATGGTGACAGGGAGAGGCCCAGGAAGCGCAAGCACAGCGAGGAGAGGGAAGAGAAGGAAGACGAACAAGTGGGCCGAAAGTACCAG AAAGTAGCTGGGGGTCACTGCAGTAAAGTGGCTGCACACTATAATGAGCTCCAAGAAAGTGGATTGGCAGTTCGCAGTCAGAGTAGAATCTTTTACTTACGCAATTTCAACAACTGGATCAAGAGCGTCCTTATTG GAGAGTTCCTTGAATTGGTGCGACAGAAGAATAGGCATAACATCTCTGTCTTGGATTTGGGTTGTGGGAAAGGTGGTGATTTGCTGAAGTGGAAGAAAGGGCAAATTAACAAGCTGGTTTGTGTTG ATATTGCTGATGTTTCTTTGGAACAGTGCTTACAGCGCTATGGTTTCATGAAAAACAGAAACTACTCCAATGAACCTCTTTTTGCTGCAGAGTTTATAAGAGCGGACTGCACCAAG GAGTTGCTGACTCAGAAATATAAGGATCCAAACGCTGTCTTTGATATTTGCAGCTGTCAGTTTGTCTACCACTATTCCTTTGAGTCACTGGAACAGGCAGACACCATGCTAAGGAATGCCTGCAATCACCTAAGGCCGGGAGGATATTTCATCGGAACCACACCAAATGCTTTTGAGCTTGT CAAGCGCCTGGAAGCCTCAGAAACAAACTCCTTTGGAAATGAATTGTACAGTGTAACTTTTCAAAAGAAGGGTGAATACCCACTCTTTGGCTGCCAGTATGATTTTAACTTGGAAGGAGTTGTTAATGTTCCTGAATTCCTTGTTTACTTTCCATTGTTTGAAGA GATGGCTAAAAGGCACAAGATGAAGCTGGTTTTAAAAAAGACTTTTGCAGATTTTTTCAAAGACAAAGTCCAGAATCCAGAGCATAAAATGCTGTTGAAGAAGATGAAGTCATTAGAG CAATATCCCATCCCAGAATACAGTGGCAGTTTTGTATCTAATAAGAATGATTATGAACACGCAGAAGATTTCCTGAAGAATCCGCAAGCAAAGGCACCAATT GGAACATTAAGCAAATCTGAATGGGAGGCTGCAA GTATATACTTGGTGTTTGCATTTGAGAAACAACCATAA